From Slackia heliotrinireducens DSM 20476:
TGTCCGCGCAGGCCTTCGCCCCATCGTTGATATTCGGTCTTGAGAACATGTCGAAGAGCCCCATTGGCATACCTCCAAGATCGGTCGGACGGACCGCTAGATTATCCCATATTTATATATGTTGGCGATGGCGGCACCAGAGAAGCGGCCGCGGCGACCAGCCGTTCGGACCCTTCCCTATTCGAACAGTTCGGCTGCCTTTTCCAGCTCGTCCATAACGGCGATGTGCTGCGGGCAGGCGTCTTCGCACTGGCCGCAATGGATGCAGTCGCTGGCTTTGCCGTAGCTCTGAACGTTCATCTTATACGTGCGTTTCGCCCGGTCGTTGCCGAATTGCGCGCCCCGGTTCACAGCGTCGAAAATGCCGGCGATGTTGATGTTCATGGGGCATTCCTTCATGCAGTACTTGCAGCTGGTGCACGGCACGGCGATGGCGTCGGCCAACGCCCGCTGAGCCTTCTCCAACGTGGATCGCTCGGCCTCTGTCAGCGGCTTGAACGCCTGGTAGGTGGCGATGTTTTGACGCATCTGCTCCAGCGAGGACATGCCGGAAAGCGTGGTGATGGTGCCTTCCAGCCCCCAGACGAAGCGAAGCGCCCATTCCACGGGGGTCATATTCGACCCGGAGCCGTTCAGCACGTCGGCCACAACGGCCGGCGGGTCGGCCAGCGTGCCGCCGCGGACCGGCTCCATGATGATGACCGGCAGACCGTGCTTGCGCGCCACCTCGTAGCACTTGCGGGATTGGATGGCCTCGTTTTCCCAATCCGCGTAGTTGATCTGCAGCTGCACGAACTCCATCTCGGGATGAAGCCCGATGATCCGCTCCAGTTCGTCGGCGGTGTCGTGCAGCGAGAACCCGATGTGCTTGACCTTGCCTTCCGCCTTGAGCTGCTTCACGAAATCCCACATGCCGAAATCGTCGAACACCTTCGTGCGGTTGTTCCCCACGTTGTGAATCAGGTAGAAGTCGAAATAGCCCGCGCCGGTGGTCTCCAGGCTCACATCGAAATCGGCCTTCGCCTCTTCAGCGGTCTTTTCGCCGATCCAGGCCGCATTCTTGGTCGCAAGCTGATAACTCTCCCGAGGATAGCGGTCGACCAGCGCCGCCTTGATGGTGGCTTCGCTTGAACCGTACGCACGGGCCGTGTCGAAATAGGTAAGCCCCGCGTCCAAAAAGGCGTCGACCATCTGCTTGACCTGCTCGACGTCGTCGGTGCCGTCCTCCAGCTTCGGCAGACGCATCAGCCCGAAACCCAGTTTGGGAATGGATTCGCCCAGGTAGCTCATGGTTCCCCCTTAGAACGCCGGTTTGTTCGCTTTACGGTTGTTTATTATACGCGCACCGCATTACACGTCGAATCGGAACCTTCGTTCATGTATACTCGCATCCGTTGTTCGATTGGAAACGGAGTTTCATGGCCGCAAGCAAAGTGCATATCACCCTCCGCGTCATGACCGCAGACGACTACGACGGCGTCTACGATCTGTGGAAGCGCACCTCGGGCTTCGCCCTGCGGTCGACCGACGATTCCCGCGAATACGTCGAACGGTTCCTGCGCCGCAACCCCACCACCAGCGTCGTCGCTCTGGACGGCGAACGCATCGTGGGCACCATCCTGTGCGGGCACGACGGCCGCCAGGGCAGCATGTACCACGTCGCCGTGGACAGCGACTACCGCGAGCACCACATCGGACGCAAGATGGTGGATTTCTGTCTGGAAGCCCTGAAGGCCGAAAAGATCAGCAAGGTCACGCTGGTGGCCTTCGAAAGCAACGAGGGCGGCAACCGCTTTTGGCAGCGCCTCGGCTGGATCCCCCGTCCAGACCTGAACACCTACGAGATCATCATCGGCGACGATTACGTCATCCACGTGGTGGACTGACGCCGCGACCCCTACTGCATCTGCTCCCGGTCGAACAGACCGATGATTTCCTCACGGTTATGCACGTCGCATTTGCGGTAGATGCTGCGCATGTGCGTCTTGACCGTGGATTCCGAGATGAACAAAGTGTCTTGGATGTATTTCAGCCCGTGCCCGGTCACCCACAGCTTGAACACGTCCGATTCGCGGCGCGACAGCCCATGGGCCTCCACGAAGGCCGCGGCACGGGCATCGAACGAAGCCTGGGCACCCGCCGCATCCACCGGTGCGTCTTGGGGTTCTCCGGATTCCGCCTCATTTCCACCAGCCGCATCCGACGCGTCTTCTCCAGAATCCATCGAGTCCTCACCCAAATCGAGCACGAACAGTCCGTCGGAAAACGCGAACCCCACCGCAACGATAATCAGCAGCACGACCACCCCGAGGAACATCGGCGTGTCCGAAATGAACGGCGCCACATTGTGGCCCAGCACGTTGCCCAAGCATTCGGCGAGCCAGCCCATGGCGAACACCGCGAACGGGGCCACCGGCGTGGACTTCGCACTAAGCGCCAGCACGACCCACAGAAGAACGTCCGCCGCAATGTAGGAATAGAACACTAGCGACGACCGCACGCCTCCGAAATAGGCGATCAGGAATGCGCCGCCGGCCAACACCAGAAGGAAACACTTGTACAGAAGCGATGCGTCGAAGCGCTTCTTCACGACCAGGGAACTCGCGATGAAGAACAGGCCCAGGCCGATGGGCAGCACAAGATAGACCGGGGACATCACCGTGCCGAAACGGTCCATGTCCGGCGCGATGACGCTGATGGACCCGATGACGAAGAACACGATCACCACGCCCAGCAGCGTGCGTCGGGTAATCGCTTCGGAGGTAACGCGCATGAAGCTGGCCGAACCCGTCGAGTCATGTCGCATGACCCCGTCCGACGTCGAGCTGGAACCGTCGGCACAGGAGAGCATCGGCAGCAGTGCGAAAGAGACGAGCGGCGCCGCCACCGCCACCAGGCTTTCGATTTCGGCGGGCAGGCCCAGCACGAAAAAGCATATGACGGAACTTGCCATCAAAGCGAAGCCCGACAGCATGACGATGGCGCGCGCAGACAGTCTGACGAACGCATCGAACCAGGTCATGATGAGGATGATGGCGAAGAATCCCGAAACCGCCAGCCCGACGGAGCGCATCGGCCCTACCGCGGCGACCACTGGATAGGTGCACAAAAACGTGCCCACCGACATGCCGGTTGCCGCCAGAGCCGAGAAGGTGGTGCGCCCGTTGAACGCCGGGAGTTTGCCGCGGAAGAGCAGCAGGCCCAAACAGGCGATCACGCCCGAAAGCATCGACCCGGTGACGACATGCGTGCCCTGGGCCTGCACCAACGTCGGCGAAAGCAACACGACGGTGGCCCACACGCTGGTAAGGCTGTACCCAAGCGTATATGCGATATGTTCAGGCCGCACGCCGATGGCTGACGCATGCGTCACGATGATCCCTCCTCATTATTGAGGTTCCATTATTCCACAGAAACGAATGAACGAACATAACGATTGAAAAAAGCGTCCGAGAACTGTCGATCCGCATCGACTCTGCCTGCGTTGGCGCTTATAACACGAGTTCAAGAAGCCATCTGCCCTCCTGGCGTCACGGCGAACCTCAGAGCGGGACCTCAGCTACCTTATCCAGCATGGAGTCAAGGACCTCCGTCATGCAGACAAGATTTGGGGCTTGTGGCATCCGGACCGAAGGATTGCGAACCCCTTCCGAAAGCCCTTTGCAACGAAAATGGGAATTCGTGCGCACTTAGGGGGATAATCTGCACGCACTCGACCGATCTTGGTCGTCTTCGCCCATATCGGACAAATGTTAGACCACACTATTAGTTGTTCTGTGGCGTATTTACCACCTGTACAACCTTTTGCAACGCACAGTTGAGAGATTTGCGGCAGATTATCCCCTCAAGTGCGCTCGAAAACCAAATCTCGTTGCACGGACGCTCCGATCCACGCCTGACGAGCCCGAAACACCGCCCACCCGCGACTCCGACCGCAATCCGCATGCTCCGATAGCCCCGAACGACCCACGGCGCGACCACGTTCGTCTTTTCCATCCTGCCGAGGCTGGACAACACTCTGGCTTTTGGGCCATCAGCCACCAACACCTGCCTGAGCTGGTTATTTGCCGCACTCATCATCCACAGTCGAGAGAAAATCAACCCTTTCGGTCGATACACCAGACCCTCGTCCCCGGCGTTTTTCGACCATGGCGGTCGGTTTCAAAACCAGGAAAACGGTGCATAGTTCGGGTTGTCCGACAAAGGCGCATCGTGGGAGGGTGCGCCGACCTCAGAAAGGTGGAGATCATGTCCAAGAACACCAAGAACCTGTCCCGTCGCGGATTCCTGTCCGGCGCCGCCCTCGCAGGCGTAGCCGCGGCCGGCTTGGCCGCATGCTCGCCCAGCGCATCCGGCACGGGCGAAAGCGCAGCCGCCGCCGACGGCGAAACCGCTGCAGCAGCAACCGGCGAAGGCACCCTCGGATACGACGGCACCGGCAACATGCCCTGGCTCGGCGAGATGCCCGTCATCGACGATGCTTCCGTTGAGGAAGAGCTCGACGCCGACGTTCTGGTCATCGGTCTGGGCGCAGCCGGCGTGCCTGCATGCCGCGCTGCTGCGGAAGCCGGCGCCAAGGTCGTGGCCTTCGAAGCCTCTTCCCATCTGAACAGCGTCGCCAGCGACATGGCCATCCTCGGCGGCGAGACCCAGGCCATGTGGGGCCGCGGCGAAGGCTACATCGACCGCTGGACCATCATCAACGAGCACATGAAGGAATGCAGCCACCACGGCAACTACGCCATCATGAACCGCTGGGCCGACGTGTCCGGCGCGGCTCTGGACTGGTTCGTGGCCGGCAGCCCCAGCCTGTACTTCGTGAAGGATGACGCCTACGAGGAGATTCCCGAAGAGGGCCAGGCCAACTACATGTTCCCCTACTGCTACCCCGTGCCCGACACCTATGACTGGACCAAAGAGGAGATGCCCTGCTATCCCACGTCCGTCGGTTTCAGTAGCCTGGGTACCGTCATGAAGGACAACCTGCAGATCGCCATCGACGCCGGCGCCGACATCCGCTACGACACCCGCGGCATCGAGCTGATCACCGACGACTCCGGAGCCGTCATCGGCGCATACGGCCAGGCGAAGGGATCCGAGGGCTACATCAAGGTGAACGCGCCCGCCGTCATCCTGGCAACCGGCGACTACCTGGCCAACGAGGACATGATGAAGTACTTCGCCCCCGAGTGCATCGAGAACCAGATCCCCATTCTGAGCCTTGATATGGACGCCGACGGCAACTACACCAACGTGGGCGACGGCCACAAGATGGGCGCCTGGGTCGGCGGCGCCATCGAGCAGTGGCACGCACCCATCATCCACCACATGGGCGGCGGTGC
This genomic window contains:
- a CDS encoding aldo/keto reductase; the protein is MSYLGESIPKLGFGLMRLPKLEDGTDDVEQVKQMVDAFLDAGLTYFDTARAYGSSEATIKAALVDRYPRESYQLATKNAAWIGEKTAEEAKADFDVSLETTGAGYFDFYLIHNVGNNRTKVFDDFGMWDFVKQLKAEGKVKHIGFSLHDTADELERIIGLHPEMEFVQLQINYADWENEAIQSRKCYEVARKHGLPVIIMEPVRGGTLADPPAVVADVLNGSGSNMTPVEWALRFVWGLEGTITTLSGMSSLEQMRQNIATYQAFKPLTEAERSTLEKAQRALADAIAVPCTSCKYCMKECPMNINIAGIFDAVNRGAQFGNDRAKRTYKMNVQSYGKASDCIHCGQCEDACPQHIAVMDELEKAAELFE
- a CDS encoding GNAT family N-acetyltransferase → MAASKVHITLRVMTADDYDGVYDLWKRTSGFALRSTDDSREYVERFLRRNPTTSVVALDGERIVGTILCGHDGRQGSMYHVAVDSDYREHHIGRKMVDFCLEALKAEKISKVTLVAFESNEGGNRFWQRLGWIPRPDLNTYEIIIGDDYVIHVVD
- a CDS encoding response regulator transcription factor translates to MTHASAIGVRPEHIAYTLGYSLTSVWATVVLLSPTLVQAQGTHVVTGSMLSGVIACLGLLLFRGKLPAFNGRTTFSALAATGMSVGTFLCTYPVVAAVGPMRSVGLAVSGFFAIILIMTWFDAFVRLSARAIVMLSGFALMASSVICFFVLGLPAEIESLVAVAAPLVSFALLPMLSCADGSSSTSDGVMRHDSTGSASFMRVTSEAITRRTLLGVVIVFFVIGSISVIAPDMDRFGTVMSPVYLVLPIGLGLFFIASSLVVKKRFDASLLYKCFLLVLAGGAFLIAYFGGVRSSLVFYSYIAADVLLWVVLALSAKSTPVAPFAVFAMGWLAECLGNVLGHNVAPFISDTPMFLGVVVLLIIVAVGFAFSDGLFVLDLGEDSMDSGEDASDAAGGNEAESGEPQDAPVDAAGAQASFDARAAAFVEAHGLSRRESDVFKLWVTGHGLKYIQDTLFISESTVKTHMRSIYRKCDVHNREEIIGLFDREQMQ
- a CDS encoding FAD-binding protein, translating into MSKNTKNLSRRGFLSGAALAGVAAAGLAACSPSASGTGESAAAADGETAAAATGEGTLGYDGTGNMPWLGEMPVIDDASVEEELDADVLVIGLGAAGVPACRAAAEAGAKVVAFEASSHLNSVASDMAILGGETQAMWGRGEGYIDRWTIINEHMKECSHHGNYAIMNRWADVSGAALDWFVAGSPSLYFVKDDAYEEIPEEGQANYMFPYCYPVPDTYDWTKEEMPCYPTSVGFSSLGTVMKDNLQIAIDAGADIRYDTRGIELITDDSGAVIGAYGQAKGSEGYIKVNAPAVILATGDYLANEDMMKYFAPECIENQIPILSLDMDADGNYTNVGDGHKMGAWVGGAIEQWHAPIIHHMGGGAGPDGRGVIGNNGYLWLNLRGERFMNEDLPGQQLENQVELQPQRKAYQFFDSKWPEQLAYFPMAHGVACIYREEALPDYTASGLRINVRTKEDIDAAIADGRCLTADTVEDLLAQIEGMDVETAKASIERYNELCNAGQDSDFGKASQRLFALENGPFYAAECGCALTLGNLGGFESDADCHVYNTDRERIPGLYVCGAPQGGRFNVQYPISLKGLSCGMCMVFGMIAGQNAAALA